A genomic segment from Streptosporangium roseum DSM 43021 encodes:
- a CDS encoding FtsX-like permease family protein: MGSIALVVRLVLADLRRHKAQAAMLLLAVTVATATLALGLSLRGVSDALYEQTRAATAGPDVVALSGETGPAVTAALALLADAPEVIAHHGPYRVVYADLTTRDSASSPVVVQGFAETPGAVNRPLVTSGRWVRSGGTVLERGFAAALDVGVGDHVTIAGRSYPVVGIAVTAATSIYPWAAQIGPYGGPSDYTGLAWMTRSDARALASSHNLPVTLALDLKLRDPAATEAFRDAHRLSTLRINFHSWQFTARQDMVILRDSQPILVVGSWLLSFLAITGVAALAAGRAVEQTRRAGLLKAVGAAPGLIAAVLLTEYLALALAGDALGLVIARLTVPAIASPTASRIGDAVGPGGATVATATVLAVAVAVLSSLRPTLRAMRTATVTALTATTHQPRRRPWLTALSALLPTPLLLGLRLTARRPGRAVLQACSTATTVIAIVALLTLYAQPERGYGLDGSSALPNLRGEHDRRLMVAVTILLIALAVVNTITLTWSTAMEARANMAIARTLGATPGQITAGLSTAQLLPALPGAVIGVPLGIGLLSLFAARNAAEPPSSWLLGAALAILLVTAALTALPARLAARRPVAQTLSAETA; the protein is encoded by the coding sequence ATGGGCTCTATCGCGCTCGTCGTGCGCCTGGTGCTGGCCGACCTCCGCAGGCACAAGGCCCAGGCCGCGATGCTCCTGCTCGCGGTGACCGTGGCCACCGCCACCCTGGCGTTGGGCCTGTCCCTGCGCGGCGTGAGCGACGCGCTGTATGAGCAGACCCGCGCGGCCACCGCCGGGCCGGACGTGGTGGCACTCTCCGGCGAGACGGGCCCCGCCGTGACCGCGGCCCTGGCCTTGCTGGCGGACGCTCCCGAAGTCATCGCCCACCACGGCCCCTATCGCGTCGTCTACGCCGACCTCACCACGCGCGATTCCGCCTCGTCCCCGGTGGTGGTGCAGGGCTTCGCCGAGACACCCGGCGCGGTCAACCGGCCGCTGGTGACCTCGGGTCGTTGGGTGCGCTCCGGCGGCACGGTCCTCGAACGCGGCTTCGCCGCCGCGCTGGACGTCGGTGTCGGCGACCACGTCACCATCGCCGGCCGGTCGTACCCCGTCGTCGGGATCGCCGTCACCGCGGCCACCTCCATCTACCCCTGGGCGGCGCAGATCGGCCCGTACGGGGGCCCCAGCGACTACACCGGCCTGGCCTGGATGACCCGATCAGACGCCCGGGCGCTGGCGTCGTCCCACAATCTCCCGGTGACCTTGGCCCTGGACCTCAAGCTGCGCGACCCCGCCGCCACCGAGGCCTTCCGCGACGCCCACCGCCTCTCCACCCTCAGGATCAACTTCCACTCATGGCAGTTCACGGCCAGGCAGGACATGGTCATCCTCAGAGACAGCCAGCCGATCCTGGTCGTCGGTAGCTGGCTGCTCAGCTTCCTGGCCATCACCGGAGTGGCGGCGCTGGCCGCGGGACGCGCCGTCGAGCAGACGCGCCGGGCCGGGCTGCTCAAGGCCGTCGGCGCCGCCCCGGGTCTGATCGCCGCCGTCCTGCTCACCGAGTACCTGGCGCTGGCACTGGCCGGCGACGCGCTGGGGCTGGTGATCGCCCGCCTGACCGTGCCCGCCATCGCCAGCCCCACCGCCAGCCGGATCGGCGACGCGGTCGGACCCGGTGGCGCCACCGTTGCCACGGCGACCGTCCTCGCCGTGGCGGTGGCGGTGCTGTCCTCGCTGCGTCCCACGCTGCGGGCCATGCGTACGGCGACCGTCACGGCGCTGACCGCCACCACGCATCAGCCCCGTCGCCGCCCCTGGCTCACCGCGCTGTCCGCATTGCTGCCCACACCGCTGCTGCTCGGGCTACGGCTGACCGCTCGCCGGCCGGGCCGCGCCGTGCTGCAGGCGTGCTCCACCGCCACCACGGTGATCGCCATCGTCGCCCTGCTGACCCTCTACGCCCAGCCGGAGAGGGGCTACGGCCTGGATGGCTCCTCCGCCCTGCCCAACCTGCGCGGCGAGCACGACCGCCGGCTGATGGTCGCCGTCACCATCCTGCTGATCGCCCTCGCCGTCGTGAACACCATCACGCTCACCTGGAGCACCGCCATGGAGGCCCGGGCGAACATGGCCATCGCACGTACGCTCGGCGCCACCCCCGGACAGATCACCGCGGGACTGTCCACCGCCCAGCTCCTGCCCGCGCTGCCCGGCGCCGTCATCGGCGTCCCTCTGGGCATCGGCCTGCTCTCGCTCTTCGCCGCCAGGAATGCGGCCGAACCTCCTTCCTCCTGGCTGCTCGGCGCCGCGCTCGCGATCCTCCTGGTGACGGCGGCACTCACCGCCCTGCCCGCACGTCTGGCGGCCCGTCGGCCCGTGGCGCAGACCCTCAGCGCCGAAACAGCGTGA
- a CDS encoding IS110 family transposase translates to MRLFVGDDWAEQHHDVELMDASGRRLAKARLPEGVAGMTKLHAMIAEQVGQDVEAADVDVLVGIETDRGPWVQALLAAGYTVLAVNPLQAARYRERLSVSGAKSDAADAHMLADMVRTDSHQLRPVAGDSAEAEAIKVVTRAHKTLIWERARHAQRLRHALRDYFPAALEAFEDLAATDTLELLAKAPDPVSAAKLTIGQITAALKRARRRGIAGKAAAIQVALRTEQLGQPAAVTAAYAATIKAAVAVLTVLGEQIKALQGQVEDHFGRHPAAEIVLSQPGLGLVLGARVLAEFGDAEGRYVNAKARKNYAGTSPITRASGKKKVVLARYVHNDRLIDALDSQAFTALQASPGARAYYDRLRARDVCHHAALRQVANRLVGILHGCLKTSTLYDEATAWSHHTKPLTA, encoded by the coding sequence TTGCGCCTGTTCGTGGGAGATGACTGGGCCGAGCAACATCACGACGTCGAGCTGATGGACGCCTCGGGGCGCAGGCTGGCCAAGGCCCGCCTGCCCGAGGGAGTAGCCGGGATGACCAAACTGCACGCGATGATCGCTGAGCAGGTTGGTCAGGACGTGGAGGCCGCCGATGTCGATGTGCTGGTGGGGATCGAGACCGACCGCGGCCCGTGGGTGCAGGCGCTGCTGGCGGCCGGATACACGGTGCTGGCGGTCAATCCGCTGCAGGCGGCACGGTATCGAGAACGCCTGAGCGTGTCGGGCGCCAAGAGCGACGCGGCCGACGCGCACATGCTGGCCGACATGGTCCGCACCGACTCCCACCAGCTGCGCCCGGTCGCCGGCGACAGCGCCGAGGCGGAGGCGATCAAGGTGGTGACACGGGCGCACAAGACATTGATCTGGGAACGGGCCCGCCATGCTCAGCGGTTGCGGCACGCGCTGCGCGACTATTTCCCCGCCGCCCTGGAGGCGTTCGAGGACCTGGCCGCAACCGACACCCTGGAATTGCTGGCCAAGGCCCCGGACCCGGTGTCGGCGGCCAAGCTGACCATCGGCCAGATCACCGCCGCGCTCAAACGAGCTCGCCGCCGGGGTATTGCCGGCAAGGCCGCGGCGATCCAGGTAGCGCTGCGCACCGAGCAGCTGGGTCAGCCAGCAGCCGTGACCGCTGCCTACGCCGCCACCATCAAGGCGGCGGTGGCGGTCCTCACCGTGCTGGGCGAGCAGATCAAGGCCCTGCAAGGGCAGGTGGAGGACCATTTTGGCCGGCACCCAGCCGCTGAGATCGTCCTATCGCAGCCGGGGCTGGGACTGGTCCTCGGCGCCCGGGTGCTCGCAGAGTTCGGCGACGCCGAAGGCCGCTACGTCAACGCCAAAGCACGCAAGAACTACGCCGGCACCAGCCCGATCACCCGGGCTTCCGGCAAGAAGAAGGTCGTCCTCGCCCGCTACGTGCACAACGACCGGCTCATCGACGCCCTCGATTCTCAAGCCTTCACCGCCCTGCAGGCCTCGCCCGGCGCCCGCGCCTACTACGACCGGCTCCGCGCCCGCGACGTCTGCCATCACGCCGCCCTCCGCCAGGTGGCCAACCGCCTCGTCGGCATCCTGCACGGATGCCTGAAGACCAGCACGCTCTACGACGAAGCAACCGCCTGGTCACATCACACCAAACCACTCACCGCTTGA
- a CDS encoding RICIN domain-containing protein → MSDAFPSGKFFRIVNEGTGLCLAAAHGGTTHGAQKARDRLTGEEGYIPYSHTNDQVLTLRTPTGHRGEVWFFSEIKNTYGDEDWHLVNVNKDIRSTFTLHVGPLDGFSQPVGLGLIGWGVPGQTQWNSGGGMIWPRPHEDKVATVLSDGHGNHQAVLAARGGANQQWRFDQVDLSGEAVPARRKGIYETSAPGTDLSKWRDVL, encoded by the coding sequence GTGAGCGACGCGTTCCCATCCGGCAAGTTCTTCCGCATCGTCAACGAGGGCACCGGGCTGTGCCTGGCCGCCGCACACGGGGGCACCACCCACGGCGCCCAGAAGGCACGGGACCGCTTGACCGGCGAGGAGGGCTACATCCCCTACTCCCACACCAACGACCAGGTCCTCACCCTCCGCACGCCCACGGGCCACCGGGGCGAGGTGTGGTTCTTCAGCGAGATCAAGAACACCTACGGCGACGAGGACTGGCACCTGGTCAACGTCAACAAGGACATCCGCAGCACCTTCACCCTCCACGTCGGACCCCTGGACGGCTTCTCCCAGCCGGTCGGGCTGGGTCTGATCGGCTGGGGCGTGCCGGGCCAGACCCAGTGGAACTCCGGCGGGGGGATGATCTGGCCGCGCCCGCATGAGGACAAGGTCGCCACCGTCCTGTCCGACGGCCACGGCAATCACCAGGCCGTGCTGGCCGCCCGCGGTGGCGCCAACCAGCAGTGGCGCTTCGACCAGGTCGACCTGTCCGGTGAAGCCGTGCCCGCCCGCAGAAAGGGCATCTACGAAACGAGTGCGCCGGGCACGGATTTGTCCAAGTGGAGGGACGTCCTCTAA